GGGCCGCGAAAACACagaacacctttagtcccgggtggttgatccacccgggagtaaagtttggcttcccgccggtttctagaagtttttccttttttatatatttattttatataaatatgcagagagttattaattgcctagtaaataaaatattagcaaaaaaatacaaaaataattcctggacctggttttgcattattgtacataagaaaaatctgtaacctaaactcttttgttttaccgtataaatatttaacatagtgtaaataataatcataattttcaccatgcaaaaatgtactacttaattaaaatcattaaaactattgcttttcaataggaaattagttttcacatcttatcggcgttgaaaattcatttaaaccgtagaaactATGAAAACACCACAAAAAATCTGAGgcgcaattattacataataggtctaatacatcaccatatcaagccgggactaaaacaattttttcacatcagatgcattgcttttgctttttgctttgtgcgacatggaaatcccaccatcaaacacaaatttaatatgaatatagaaaaaaggaaacacctaataaacatctctgaattcataattattacataatacctctaatacacacggttaaacatcactatatatatcaagcgggcacagtagtgaacttcttcttaacgtatatcccttggttatgatcgcgtcgtaaccatggagtgtcctcatcatttagctggatgcttgggtctttgttgactatgaagggtggaattcggtcatccttttcataatcttttgatatgtctgacttgtcttccattctgacgatgtttcttttccctgaaagaactatgtggcgctttggctcattgattgggtcgttgttggttttccctctcttcggttttgtagacatgtcgttgacatagaacacctgattcacatccttggcaaggacgaacggttcgtctttgtacccaatattgttgaggtccatggttgtcattccatactggttgtcgactgctaccccgcctctagtcgcctttacccaaTGGCACttaaacaaaggtaccttaaaagtaggtgcatagtttagttcccatatctgctctatgcggccataatatgtttgcttatttccattagggttggtggcatctatgcggacaccactattttggttggtgctccttttatcttgggctactatgtaaaatgtattcccatttatctcataccctttgtatgtgaggatatgctacgatggctgcctagccaacaaatacagttgctcatcaatactctcatcaccctaacattcttttcacaaccagtcgctgaaagtttccatgtgctgacgcgtaatccaagcttcagactttcctagaaacttggatcagagcaactctttatgtgtctcgatatacgaattcaccaaggaggagttttgtagaactgtgtagtgtgctttattaaaataattgtcctacgtgccaatatatgttttcttccctagtgtccccttttcacttagtctcccctcgagtcgtgatttaggaacaccaatcgggtcaaggtcgggaataaagtcaacacaaaactcaatgacctcctctattccatagcccttggtgatgcttccttctggccgagcacggttgtgaacatatttctttaggactcccatgaacctctcaaaggggaacatgttgtgtaggaacacaggaccgagaatgctaatctccttgaccaggtgaactaggaggtgtgtcatgatattaaagaaggaaggagggaacacccactcaaagctgacaagacattgaaccacatcattctgtaggttagctagatccattggatcaattgtcttctgagaaattgcattgaggaatgcacatagcttcacggtggctagacgtacatttggaggtagaattcctcttaatgcaactagaagcaattgcgtcatgagcacgtggcagtcatgggactttaagtttaggaatttcttctctggcacatttattataccctttatattcgaggagaatctagatggtaccttgatgcttgctaggcattcaaacatgctttccttctcttctttgctaagagtgtagctggcagaacttaagtaatggtgtccatcatctgtcttctctggatgcaggttgtctcgttctttcaaacaccgtaggtcctgtcatgcttcaaatgtgtccttaggcttcccatacacacccatgaagcctagcaggttcacacaaagattctttgtcaggtgcatcacgtcgatcgcgctacggacctctaggacttaccaatagggtagctcccaaaatatggacttcttccacatgggtgcgtgaccgttggcgtcGTTTGGAACAGGTTTGCTGTCATGTGCCTTcgcaaatactactttcacatccttgaccatattgagtacatcctcaccagttcggttgcccgactTGGTCTGATGgtctgccttgggccttggatgagcactagcatcataataaacttacacttcatgcataaccagggaggaaggttgtagatacatagagtaacaggccaagtgctatgactactgctctgctctccgaaaggattcataccatccgtatttaaagcaaaccttaagtttcttgcgtcatttgcaaactccgggaattctctatcgattgctctccactgggacccatcagtagggtgtctcaacatattgtctaccttatggtcttctttgtgccatcgcaacaactttgtatGGTCTTTGTTTTTGAAcagacgttttaagcgtggtattataggaacataccacataatcttggtaggggttttcttcgtgggacgttcgccctcaacatcacctgggtcatctcgcctgatcttataccgcgatgcacgACATAccggcatgcatctaacttctcgtactcctcgccacggtagaggatgtagtcattaggacatacatgtatcttctggatttctaatcccaaagggcagactacctattttgcttcgtacgtagtaacgagcaattcgttatccttcggaagcatcttcttttggattttcagtaactctccaaaacccttgtcagatacaccattctttgccttccattgcagcaatttcagtgtggtacccaactttttctgccccgcatcacaagttgggtatagcaatttcttgtgatcctctagcatgcgctcgaacttgatcttctccttttcactttcacattctctttgtgcgtcatgaatggcctgaccaagatcatcagcggtctCATCTTCTGctactacctcttcttcagcttcttccattacagtatcattgaaggcaccatattcagcaataatgtcatcatcgtcccattgttcttcttcaccttcttccattacaaccccggtttctccatgcttcgtccaacaaatatagtttggcataaaacccgacttcaacaagtgtgaatgaagactccttgagctagcatattccttcaaattcttacatatggcacatggcagcatatgaaaccatcgcgtttgtttgcctcggccacaagtaagaaagaatgcacgccctcaatgaactcttgggagcggcgatcaataatgtacatccaataccggctcatctgcattacatgacatacataccatattaaaacctagaacataattagttaattatacgacgtgcatgccaccacacaaggtattaatttatgaaagtctcgctacaatgtagacaatcccaactaccactaagaaaactaaagctaaaatgcacttcagcagcataaggatttcgcgaccaatcccaactaaaacagacacatcatgcatttgttcaacatctataggcttcttccgcaggatcactgcctcatcaggcGCCGTAGtcacctgtgcaagagagttttgcacatgttcaacatactcttcttcccagtactagcctgaacatccagtgccatcccactgaaattaaaacaaaaaattagaactttaatcacaatcatcatgaaaataagtataaattaaccataatcatcaaatgcgataaaataactcacattgcgatccggacacttgtagaagatacggcccttgttgggacactcctttctCACCtgatactccatcacaatcttctccttacacttgccgcatgcaatgagagggaggcccggcctcagtcgctttggaacccaatgagaggccgaggacccggaagcagttgccatctactctctatactaatttttaatataatataaatttctcattttataaacaaataaaattaaaaaaaaactctaaaattatctatatctctaaaccatgaaatgtgcTATGCattctagaaatgaaagctgaatactagttttgaataactactttaaccttccttcatccaaatatgcaaactttaaagtgattttgagtttaaatggcttataaataaaaaaagaatccaccataaaaaaccacaaatatctagtccacaaaatgagatatgctactgatgaaacatgagagtataaagttggtaacctttataaccgaagaatcgatggaggaatcgaagaaatcttatgattaccggcgatgaggaagaagagaggccggcgatgaagcaagaacactgagctccaagtggctcgggctcggggaggaagaagggctatataggaggcgacctttagtcccggttggagacagaaaccgggactaaaggtccctttctagtcccggacggagcctccagccgggagaagacttttactcccggtttgagagaccaatcgggagtaaaagttaacctttagtccaggttggtagctccaaccgggactaaaggtcccctgcagcaaaagcctgccgcagtagccgttgggcagggacctttagtcccggttggagctacaaaccgggactaaaggtctctctagtcccgggcgcgaaaaataccgggactaaagctaaatttcgaggtgggatcaaaggtcgtttctctactagtgaatatGATTTAGACTGAATAGTTGATAGATCAACCCATGCTGTCACCAACTATCTAGGATGCTATCCTTTTGTATTAACTTctctcaatctttttctgaaTACTTAGGGAACTAAACAATATCAAATTGAAAAAATGTCAACTACAGAAATTTTAAATCTCACggagcactacaactttggtatatagAGTGTGTCTTCATctaaggtcttttgaaaaatccaaaattttgaaTGTTAAAAATATAAGAACTTACAAATATTGGGGTCCCTGAATAATCTCAAATATAAAGGTCATAAAATTTTAGATCTCACCGAGCTCTATAATTTTATATGAAATGTCTTCATCAGACTTCATTTGAAAAGGTTATGAACTTATTTGAGCTACAAATCAATTTCTCCTATAGAAATTTACCCATTTTCAACAGCAATTGGCATAATAATATTTCTAGAGGAGGTTGATTTATGTCAACCACTCCTGAAAGTGTGTATACGGTCAATTTATTACGTGAAAGAAAATCGTTTTCAAGGGTGGCCTCAGAGCATGGACCCAATTGGATATTTATAGGGTGGTTTCTAAATACAACCTCTCATCTAGAAAAAAATTGTAGGCTCCCCAAAAAAccatttatgtagtagtgttttttttcttctaaaaatgcACTTATGCATGCAAGTCACGGTAATAGGAATATGAAAATGAAAACATTTCTACACATTTGACCACTCTACTACATATTACCAAGTACAATGAGGTCAAAGCCACGTTCAGTTTACACTATCCTCCCTCACCGTCAAGATGTTAAATCTTGTTATCAGAGAACCTTATGTGTAGTAGCAGTGTAGTACTTTTAAAATGATAGTCCTTATAAGGACTATGAATTAAGATATGTCATAATGTTTCAGTTAAAATTCATGGACATCATATAAATGTTTAATTTAGGTTAGTGTTTTAGTATTAGTAGTTGCGGAAGTGGATAATTCATTATGGTGATTTAGATGCAAAGTTGATGGGATATTTTAGTTTACTTTTAATAGCAACAAGTGGTAACTTAGAGTACGGAGGCAATATAACATTATATACTCACATTTTTATGAATAGTACAAACATATAGATGAGCTTACAGTGCCGCAGCTCTAAAGAGAACGCGCACTAAATTCTAGTCTAAATGCTAGATTCTCGGAGGAAAATATTCACACATCTATACCAGGTGCACAAGCCCAGTGAAACCAAGCAGATCAGGCCATCAGCTGATGCGTTAGCAGCTCCAGATCTCTTGCACAGCATCAGCCGGTTGTGCGAACCCCTCCATGAGAAGGGACAGCGCGATGGCCCTGTACGCCTGCTGCGTGAGGTGGATGCCGTCCCAGCTCACGCGGCGCGCCGGGTCCGCGCACACGCTCGTGCCCGCCGCGCCGCACATCATGTTCATGTGGAAGTTGTACGCGCCGCCCGCCCCGCAGCACGCCTGGAGAAGCGCGCCCTGGTCGAAACCTGAAATGCATGCCATCGATCATTCATGAATCCGAACTATTTGAGTTCCAGAAGATTGGTTCATTTGCTGAGCTACGTAAGGTGTACGTGCCTAGGAGAGAAGCATGGTCGAGCAGGTGCATGAAGGCGCCGTAGTAGTCCGCGTACACAATGCTGACGTCGGTGTTGGCCTTCCTGAGGCCGTCGATGGCCGCCTGGAGCAGCTCGTTGTGGTGCTGGGCGAAGGCGTTGTAGCTCTTGAGGCAGCCCCGATCGTCGAGGTCGCCGGCGCCAGACACGGAGAAGAGGGAGAGGTAGCTCGGGGAGCACCCGATCGGGAAGTTCCCCGGGATGATGATCTGGGTCGCTCCTAGCTCAATCACCTCCTGCAGGTTTGTCAATTGTCATCGACACATGCATAATTAGGGTgcatttggttgggcttttggctctGGCTTTTGGCCCAAAAAGCCAAAAGTCCAACCAAAGAGGCTGCTTTTCcaggctgctttttcagaagcagctgcttttccgtagtacatttttgaaagctggtctgattctgcttttggcttttggctttctgtttTTCGAAATTTGTGGCATAAAAAGCTttttcatagttgtttcaagagagagataaagatagaaggtatattttatacttgtttaaccaaatagctttcagcttttctacagctcacagcccacagcagctttcccacaactcacagcccacaacagctttttcccacagctacagctcaaccaaacacacccttacacTAGCTGTGCTagtcgtcgtcgatcaggtgcaGTGGTAACCGTTAGTCGTCGTTATTCTTGAGACGGTGAGTCCGCTCAACTAACTTTGGTGTATTTGTTTGGGAGACACCCCTGCTGGATTTGAAACAAGAAATGTCGCTTAACTGAACACTAACCCGTCACACCTACCGACCTACTCCGTACTAACAACCAGAGAAGAAAATCTGATAAAAAGAACTCCGCCTGCAATCACCTAGACCTCAGACACTATTAAGAGTAATGATTTTTGCTATAAAAAAGGCAAATTTTCATGGCAGTTTTCTATCACAATGTTTACTAAAAAAGATACATATATGNNNNNNNNNNNNNNNNNNNNNNNNNNNNNNNNNNNNNNNNNNNNNNNNNNNNNNNNNNNNNNNNNNNNNNNNNNNNNNNNNNNNNNNNNNNNNNNNNNNNTgactttagaataaaaaataccacttgaaagatgacatcacatgaatgcgagagtcattttcaaaggtgatattcaggagaaattatctataatttggactttggcacatattagatgaacaattgaaggacaagctatgtgccgtgcttctaaataatttcaaaccatgtaggattgctccaaggaataggAATGAcactgagcaagcctaccatatgaaatacctagtgtatgcatgaccaaatataaaagaatgcaaatgcaaacctaggcatgaagagtaactagatgctaaaagataccaattgtaggaaaatttaaatctaataccaattgaagtaaatttaatctagttacctaacatgggaaggggaatttgggtccatagtatttactaacccacttggcaatgattttgtccatcatgatgcaccccatgaaatgcatccaaactttgccaagtctccaaattccccgacgtCCATTGggcttctcactttcctttcggggtcaaaaccttcttggtgctcttcatgttggagatgatttcctttggcacccaagagcatttgaccccattgttggcttgcttgttcaccttgatggccaccaccttgtcatttttcttttctttagcaagtatggtgtggaggccttcttgtccaccttgttggtgtaggtgctggagagcttgcttgtttgctttttctctttcttctttgctcatcccctattcttcaccttgcactcataggacttatgaccttccttgtggtacacgtagcaaaccattgtttgtccttcatcaagcttcttcactcccttgatggtgttatcttgatgaagttgggctttgcttcaacttgccttttacttgagtcaagtccttggtgaggcgagctacttcttgcttgagttgctcattctcttttgcaacctcttgtgtgcatgtatctacaacaactttctcaacacaaacttggttgcacaaggatgagtctaaacataaattattacaagaagtagaagcatcctttttagacatattagaacttttctttttagatgccttggtaggggtgcactaatggcttcaagattagcaactttattagttagctcgtcacaatgtttgcacatggtttccattttagcaagcaaacttttataagcatcttgtgagctagctaatttttcttttaatttttcatttttctttacaagttactcatcattgattgtgcatgcatttgttgttgcaatagcctcaagttgctcaattttagtagatagttgaaacattaagattagcaaaattctcatattgttcaagcaaagttttgtataggttcttgtgaactatctagctctTCTTTAATCTTtcctgagcttcttttgttgactagtgcaaactttagcataattaagattttgttgcacaatttcttcataagaaggcatttcatcatcactatcactctcactagaggatgagcttttgttacctcgtgccataaggcacacacgtgtagagcttgatgatgagtgcttgtgccctcacctcttgtgatggtgttcttcttcacttgaagaatcatcccatgaccttattgttgtgagggcttgatttttgcatgccttcttctttgtcttgggtgtgggcttgtttggacaaacttccacaaagtgccccaactcgccgcattccataacatcctctttttctttgctcatttctttgattggtgaagatgatatcttgaatttggatcggtacacccttgacattgagcctttggatcatcttctccaccttgttgataagtttaattgattcttcatcaaggtcaggaggtggaggaggaagattgatcatcatcacttgaatcttcatcatcatcctcgtcttcatcttcttcttcttcttcacttgtggagcttgagcttgagcttgtctcaacttgcttgcccttcatcttcttcttgccacatgcaagagctttgcctttgattgatgaagaggcttcttcttgacccatcttgcatgacatttcaaataccactatcctgccaatgactatggccggggtcatagtgctcaagtcctccatgttgtgaaggatggtgatgatgcttgcatatttcttttgtggtagcacggagatgatcttcctcatgatgtccacatcatctagctttgttaatcctatagaattgagctcattgataattagattcaaatgagaatacatatcatgaacaagctcatcatcattcattttgaaggaatcatagttttgtttagctagacaatgtttttgctcatggacattacttgtgtcgtcatggagctcttgaagttttaaccaaatttcatgtgtcgtgtttaaagtgaatacttggttaaacacatccataatgattcaaacaaacaattctttgctctagcattaaaatgaatttccttttcatcacactttgtgggtttatcgagagtcttaatgggtttcatcctgtcacgagtgactctccaaacacccaaatcaaccacctcaaggtgacaagcaattctagctttatagtaatggaagttagtgccatcaaagtgcggaggcctagaggtatccatcccaaccactctaaatagcgttgacTCAACAGCGGTTAAGtcaaaggtctaaattgagccaacctagctctaataccaattgaagtggaccatgacacctaagagagggggtgaattaggcaacttaaaattctatttCCAATTtatagcctctttttctaaccttagcaaaatctatgcaaaagatagattatctaaatgtgcaactacggttttgctagtgtgttgctatctctaccgcaaaaggaataattcaatcaatgtaaatgtggaagctaaagagcaaggtagagatatgcaaactcccgtcgatgactctggtatttttaccgaggtatcaagaagcgcgcaagcttccccctagtcctcgttggagcccctcgcaaggaatccctcgcaagggccaagctcccgatcgggtaactccatggatagccttgggccttctccatgcacaagtgggtctccaacgtgcctttcggcaagcctctgctagatgctccccgccatcttcactatcaagctttcggctaaaacaccgtgggccttattccctccagtacatggtggcggccacaccacaaacacagttggtgtgatctcgcaagactacaagcccctctgatgtacaacaattggtgctcacaagcaccaagtgataagagttatgcaaaccttactaaacactaggcctaaacctagagcaagtgcataagtggtggtctaatcaacctaagcacttcacaaagcacctacgctaatcacctaataaaacactaagcactgtgcaagtggagatcactaaaatggtgtatcaacacccttggtatgtttccttagctccactcataccaaatggccggttgggggttgtatttataagcccctctgagaaagtagccgttggaacgaaatcccacttttctgctactgacctaACGCTGGAGTCGTTAGATCGGACGCGTCCAATTGGCCCGACCATTGGAGCCGcaaacaactgatcggacactgccagcgtctagtcacttgccaccggacacgtccggtcgcaagttcgccgctctgaaacctctctatactcgatcggacgctgctgtcctacgtccgatcacttgctgagtgtgttgtcagACTGACAAACAGTGCCATTGGTGTGTCTGGTTGATTCACTTGtttagcgttcggtcgctacTGCTAATGCCTATTGTTGTCGAGCCACTAattagagcgtccggtcactttcttctagcgtccggtccagcgtccgatcgcttctatgagctcgtttctttgtgatcttgcatgcggcttggttcctatcttcatgcttggactttgcttgatatcttaggtcttctcttgtgctcctaaggtcttgcttaaggtgttgattatcggatcatcatgtcgcctttgtccaagtcacatcttgcatcctattgaagtacaaaacaatcacttgcaaattcattagtccaatttagttgtgttggtcatcaaacaccaaaatccaaagtaaatgggcctagggtctattttccttacaagcgtgacacgcctcgatctagtttgaatctcctagggaaggactacattatgaccatacacaagttcataaggtgacactttaatcgatccatgataggccatcctatatgcccataatgccttaTTAAGCgctgaatgccacttccttggctgctcttcgatctttttcttgataggcttaatcataatctgattggacgcctctgcttggccattagcctgagcatagtaagcaaaagaatttaataacttaattcccatattggctgcaaaatctctgaattcttCTAAGGTAAACATTGTCCCCTGAttagtagtgatagtttgaggaatcccaaaatgatacacaatatgctccttgacaaaatctacCATGCtgtttgaggttaccgtcttcaaaggaattgcctcaacccacttagtgaaataatctgttgctaccaatataaacttatgtcctttacttgaaggcggAAAAATCAAGCCAATTAGATCGATTCCCCAGCCTCGAAAagaccatggtttgattattggattcataactGATGCGGGCGATTTCtaaatattaccaaaacattaacaatcctggcaccccttataatattcaaaacaatcttctagtattgttggctagaaatatccagtcctacgaataatccatttcatcttataagccgattgatgagctccacatatcccttcatgcacttcacccatcaacactttagcctcttcttgatttaagaatttaagcaacaccccatcgactatcttataatatagctgatcatctagcaaaacatatttagtcgatttataccttagtttcctggtaaccttctatgatggattcttaagaTAATCGACTATTcccactctccaatcattagtcatggtttcactacttaagatctcttgaaacactcgataacctgacgcactttgagccaaccgattagcctcttgattctatgctcttggaatatgctaaagagaaatatgaggaaactccttgagtaaattttggcattcatcatagtatcccctcagaatatcatctttatattcatataggccgatcaactaattaataattaactatgaatcttcaAATACTTTAATTGACTCAGCAtttacttcctgaagaagttgaagtcccttaagaatagcttcatattctgcttgattgttggtagtcattggtttagTCAGAAAACCAATTTCAATTCCTTTCacatggaccatgaaacccaagaattgtccagctgaaactccaaaggcacacttattgggattcatctttagaccatgttttcttgtgcactccaacgtctcccgcaaatcagctaaaTGTTCTTTGTACcccttagattttaccatcacatcatcaatatagatttcaacaaccctgccgatcaacttatgaaaaatataattcattaccctctgataagttgcactggcattcttcaaaccaaaggtcatcacaacccattcaaataaaccgattgcgccagggcatctaaaagttgtttttgctgtcttcctcagccataaaaattgattgtatcctgca
This sequence is a window from Miscanthus floridulus cultivar M001 chromosome 10, ASM1932011v1, whole genome shotgun sequence. Protein-coding genes within it:
- the LOC136489032 gene encoding GDSL esterase/lipase At5g03980-like — protein: MVKSKGYKEHLADLRETLECTRKHGLKMNPNKCAFGVSAGQFLGFMVHVKGIEIGFLTKPMTTNNQAEYEAILKGLQLLQEVNAESIKKAKSQKQNQTSFQKCTTEKQLLLKKQPGKAASLEVIELGATQIIIPGNFPIGCSPSYLSLFSVSGAGDLDDRGCLKSYNAFAQHHNELLQAAIDGLRKANTDVSIVYADYYGAFMHLLDHASLLGFDQGALLQACCGAGGAYNFHMNMMCGAAGTSVCADPARRVSWDGIHLTQQAYRAIALSLLMEGFAQPADAVQEIWSC